In the Clostridium beijerinckii genome, one interval contains:
- a CDS encoding SDR family oxidoreductase, which yields MKNTWLNLEGKTAIVTGGASGIGKAVAQEFLNNGANVVVCDMNPNKPEFDDHNGHMEYIVTNVADRDSVEKMIEKAKEITGTIDIIVNNAGINIPRLLVDKKEPKGKFELDENVWDKVMNVNVKGVFLCAQVAAREMASQGKGVIINMSSESGLEGSEGQSVYAASKNAVNSLTRSWAKELGKLGIRVIGVAPGILEATGLRTLEYETALAYTRGITVEELRAGYSKTSTTPLGRSGKLSEVADLVCYLASDRASYIHGVTYNIAGGKTRG from the coding sequence ATGAAAAATACATGGCTTAATTTAGAAGGAAAAACAGCAATTGTAACAGGGGGAGCATCTGGTATTGGTAAGGCAGTTGCACAAGAGTTTTTAAATAATGGTGCAAATGTAGTTGTTTGTGATATGAATCCAAACAAACCTGAATTTGATGATCATAATGGACATATGGAATATATAGTTACTAATGTTGCAGATAGAGATAGCGTAGAAAAAATGATTGAGAAGGCTAAAGAGATTACTGGAACTATTGATATAATTGTAAATAATGCAGGTATTAATATTCCTAGATTACTAGTTGATAAAAAAGAACCAAAAGGAAAATTTGAGTTAGATGAAAATGTTTGGGATAAAGTTATGAATGTAAATGTAAAAGGTGTATTTCTATGTGCTCAAGTAGCTGCAAGAGAGATGGCAAGTCAAGGAAAAGGGGTTATTATAAATATGTCTTCTGAAAGCGGATTGGAAGGATCTGAGGGGCAAAGTGTTTATGCAGCAAGTAAGAATGCAGTAAATTCTTTAACTCGCTCATGGGCAAAGGAGCTGGGGAAATTAGGTATAAGAGTTATCGGAGTTGCGCCAGGGATTTTAGAAGCTACAGGACTCAGAACTTTAGAATATGAGACAGCGTTAGCTTATACTAGAGGAATTACTGTAGAAGAATTAAGAGCAGGATATAGTAAAACTTCAACAACTCCATTAGGAAGATCAGGAAAGCTTTCAGAAGTTGCAGATTTAGTTTGCTATTTAGCTAGTGATAGAGCAAGTTATATTCATGGAGTTACTTACAATATTGCTGGGGGAAAAACAAGAGGTTAA